A single genomic interval of Malania oleifera isolate guangnan ecotype guangnan chromosome 11, ASM2987363v1, whole genome shotgun sequence harbors:
- the LOC131168135 gene encoding uncharacterized protein LOC131168135 isoform X2 produces MFGKASSSQSSVGLTGSGALSHAYIQHPPLRCSIAGSSGLYYDDGNKLLLSSTSDQVFSWKTVPFGPLVSPAADSISEGPILSIRCSFDAKILALQRSKHEVQFWIREKKEMFSQRCKPDSESILGFFWTDCPICDIVFVKTSGLDLFSFDSVSKSLHLVDTKKLNVSWYVYTHESRLVLLASGMQCKSFSGFQLSSAGIIRLPKFEMIMAKSEANNKPVLAAEDVHIVTVYGRIYCVQVDRVAMQVHLYRFYRDAVVQQGSLPIYSSKIAVSVVDNVLLVHQVDAKVVILYDIFADSRAPISAPLPLLLRGFPKANVSSSKSSGKDAGSSEASVISDNQAIVYGDGWTFLVPDLVCDVVNGFLWKIHLDLEAISASSSEVPSVLEFLQRRKLEANKAKQLCLAMARTVILERRPVAMVARALDVIVTSYSHSVKMGNYHKGVKAERTSSSGMPNMNTQRTVADESTGTVGAIASDSEENTSSEPLKSNSGDLYFGGKTGRDGSKASETSGVKFQPSSLQSQAPGQSHNPLNDKISEQQESQVISAAISPDEMYSFVFAPVEEEMTGDPSYLIAIIVEFLRSCNVEKIKVHSNLYVLTIQLLARNDRFAELGLFIINKILEPSKEVALQLLESGRHDFQTRKLGLDMLRQLSLHHDYVSLLVQDGYYLEALRYAWKNKVSTIRPSLFLDAAFASNDSQHLAAVLRFFSDFIPGFKNTSDHSRYYHTLNEMNSSATG; encoded by the exons ATGTTTGGGAAAGCATCGAGTTCCCAGTCTAGTGTTGGTTTGACTGGATCTGGTGCTCTTTCACATGCCTATATTCAGCATCCACCTCTAAGATGTAGTATTGCTGGGTCAAGTGGTCTGTATTATGATGATGGAAATAAGCTACTACTGTCATCAACATCCGATCAG GTCTTCTCATGGAAAACTGTTCCCTTTGGCCCTCTTGTTTCTCCTGCTGCTGATTCAATTAGCGAGGGGCCCATATTATCTATTCGATGTTCTTTTGATGCAAAAATTTTAGCACTTCAGCGATCTAAGCATGAGGTCCAGTTCTGGATtagagaaaagaaggaaatgtTTAGTCAGAGGTGCAAGCCTGACTCAGAGAGTATACTGGGTTTTTTTTGGACAGATTGTCCaatttgtgatattgtatttgtAAAGACCAG TGGGCTGGACTTGTTCTCATTTGATTCTGTGTCAAAATCACTCCACTTGGTGGATACAAAGAAATTGAATGTTAGTTGGTATGTCTATACGCATGAAAGTCGCTTGGTTCTTCTTGCTTCAGGAATGCAGTGTAAGAGCTTTAGTGGATTTCAG CTTTCATCTGCTGGTATTATTCGTTTGCCAAAATTTGAGATGATAATGGCTAAATCTGAGGCAAACAATAAACCTGTCCTCGCCGCTGAAGATGTTCATATTGTTACtgt CTATGGTAGGATATACTGCGTGCAAGTTGATAGAGTTGCAATGCAAGTCCACTTGTATAGGTTTTACCGTGATGCTGTTGTACAACAG GGTTCTTTACCAATATATTCAAGCAAGATTGCTGTGAGTGTGGTTGATAATGTGCTGCTTGTTCATCAAGTGGATGCAAAGGTTGTTATACTGTATGACATATTTGCAGACTCCAGAGCACCTATATCTGCTCCACTTCCCCTACTATTGAGGGGTTTCCCTAAGGCTAATGTTTCATCCTCCAAGTCAAGTGGTAAAGATGCTGGAAGTTCAGAAGCAAGTGTTATAAGTGATAATCAAGCAATTGTCTATGGAGATGGCTGGACTTTCCTTGTTCCTGATCTTGTTTGTGATGTTGTTAATGGATTTTTATGGAAAATCCATTTGGACTTAGAG GCTATCTCTGCAAGTAGCTCAGAAGTGCCATCAGTGCTAGAATTTTTACAGCGGCGGAAGTTGGAAGCCAATAAG GCTAAACAATTGTGCTTGGCAATGGCACGCACTGTCATTCTGGAGCGTAGACCTGTTGCCATGGTTGCGAGGGCACTGGATGTAATAGTTACCTCTTATTCACATTCAGTGAAAATGGGCAACTATCATAAGGGGGTAAAGGCTGAGAGAACTTCATCTTCTGGCATGCCAAATATGAATACCCAGAGAACTGTGGCTGATGAATCCACTGGTACAGTAGGTGCAATAG CTTCAGACTCTGAGGAGAATACCAGCTCTGAGCCTCTGAAATCCAACTCAGGTGATCTTTATTTTGGTGGAAAAACTGGCAGAGATGGTTCCAAGGCTTCTGAAACTTCTGGTGTCAAATTCCAGCCATCATCTTTACAATCTCAAGCCCCTGGGCAAAGTCACAATCCATTGAATGATAAAATCTCTGAGCAGCAGGAGTCTCAAGTTATTTCAGCCGCAATTTCACCCGATGAAATGTACAGCTTTGTATTTGCTCCAGTTGAGGAAGAGATGACTGGAGACCCTTCTTACTTAATTGCTATCATTGTTGAGTTTCTTCGCAG TTGTAATGTGGAAAAAATTAAAGTACATTCAAATCTCTACGTGCTGACTATACAATTGCTAGCGCGCAATGATCGATTTGCAGAACTTGGGTTGTTCATCATAAACAAG ATTCTTGAACCCTCAAAAGAAGTTGCGTTGCAACTGCTAGAATCCGGTCGTCATGATTTTCAAACAAGAAAGTTGGGTTTGGACATGCTGAGGCAGCTCTCTTTACATCATGACTATGTTTCATTACTTGTGCAAGATGGATATTATCTTGAAGCTCTACGTTATGCATGGAAGAATAAG
- the LOC131168135 gene encoding uncharacterized protein LOC131168135 isoform X3 has translation MFGKASSSQSSVGLTGSGALSHAYIQHPPLRCSIAGSSGLYYDDGNKLLLSSTSDQVFSWKTVPFGPLVSPAADSISEGPILSIRCSFDAKILALQRSKHEVQFWIREKKEMFSQRCKPDSESILGFFWTDCPICDIVFVKTSGLDLFSFDSVSKSLHLVDTKKLNVSWYVYTHESRLVLLASGMQCKSFSGFQLSSAGIIRLPKFEMIMAKSEANNKPVLAAEDVHIVTVYGRIYCVQVDRVAMQVHLYRFYRDAVVQQGSLPIYSSKIAVSVVDNVLLVHQVDAKVVILYDIFADSRAPISAPLPLLLRGFPKANVSSSKSSGKDAGSSEASVISDNQAIVYGDGWTFLVPDLVCDVVNGFLWKIHLDLEAISASSSEVPSVLEFLQRRKLEANKAKQLCLAMARTVILERRPVAMVARALDVIVTSYSHSVKMGNYHKGVKAERTSSSGMPNMNTQRTVADESTASDSEENTSSEPLKSNSGDLYFGGKTGRDGSKASETSGVKFQPSSLQSQAPGQSHNPLNDKISEQQESQVISAAISPDEMYSFVFAPVEEEMTGDPSYLIAIIVEFLRSCNVEKIKVHSNLYVLTIQLLARNDRFAELGLFIINKILEPSKEVALQLLESGRHDFQTRKLGLDMLRQLSLHHDYVSLLVQDGYYLEALRYAWKNKVSTIRPSLFLDAAFASNDSQHLAAVLRFFSDFIPGFKNTSDHSRYYHTLNEMNSSATG, from the exons ATGTTTGGGAAAGCATCGAGTTCCCAGTCTAGTGTTGGTTTGACTGGATCTGGTGCTCTTTCACATGCCTATATTCAGCATCCACCTCTAAGATGTAGTATTGCTGGGTCAAGTGGTCTGTATTATGATGATGGAAATAAGCTACTACTGTCATCAACATCCGATCAG GTCTTCTCATGGAAAACTGTTCCCTTTGGCCCTCTTGTTTCTCCTGCTGCTGATTCAATTAGCGAGGGGCCCATATTATCTATTCGATGTTCTTTTGATGCAAAAATTTTAGCACTTCAGCGATCTAAGCATGAGGTCCAGTTCTGGATtagagaaaagaaggaaatgtTTAGTCAGAGGTGCAAGCCTGACTCAGAGAGTATACTGGGTTTTTTTTGGACAGATTGTCCaatttgtgatattgtatttgtAAAGACCAG TGGGCTGGACTTGTTCTCATTTGATTCTGTGTCAAAATCACTCCACTTGGTGGATACAAAGAAATTGAATGTTAGTTGGTATGTCTATACGCATGAAAGTCGCTTGGTTCTTCTTGCTTCAGGAATGCAGTGTAAGAGCTTTAGTGGATTTCAG CTTTCATCTGCTGGTATTATTCGTTTGCCAAAATTTGAGATGATAATGGCTAAATCTGAGGCAAACAATAAACCTGTCCTCGCCGCTGAAGATGTTCATATTGTTACtgt CTATGGTAGGATATACTGCGTGCAAGTTGATAGAGTTGCAATGCAAGTCCACTTGTATAGGTTTTACCGTGATGCTGTTGTACAACAG GGTTCTTTACCAATATATTCAAGCAAGATTGCTGTGAGTGTGGTTGATAATGTGCTGCTTGTTCATCAAGTGGATGCAAAGGTTGTTATACTGTATGACATATTTGCAGACTCCAGAGCACCTATATCTGCTCCACTTCCCCTACTATTGAGGGGTTTCCCTAAGGCTAATGTTTCATCCTCCAAGTCAAGTGGTAAAGATGCTGGAAGTTCAGAAGCAAGTGTTATAAGTGATAATCAAGCAATTGTCTATGGAGATGGCTGGACTTTCCTTGTTCCTGATCTTGTTTGTGATGTTGTTAATGGATTTTTATGGAAAATCCATTTGGACTTAGAG GCTATCTCTGCAAGTAGCTCAGAAGTGCCATCAGTGCTAGAATTTTTACAGCGGCGGAAGTTGGAAGCCAATAAG GCTAAACAATTGTGCTTGGCAATGGCACGCACTGTCATTCTGGAGCGTAGACCTGTTGCCATGGTTGCGAGGGCACTGGATGTAATAGTTACCTCTTATTCACATTCAGTGAAAATGGGCAACTATCATAAGGGGGTAAAGGCTGAGAGAACTTCATCTTCTGGCATGCCAAATATGAATACCCAGAGAACTGTGGCTGATGAATCCACTG CTTCAGACTCTGAGGAGAATACCAGCTCTGAGCCTCTGAAATCCAACTCAGGTGATCTTTATTTTGGTGGAAAAACTGGCAGAGATGGTTCCAAGGCTTCTGAAACTTCTGGTGTCAAATTCCAGCCATCATCTTTACAATCTCAAGCCCCTGGGCAAAGTCACAATCCATTGAATGATAAAATCTCTGAGCAGCAGGAGTCTCAAGTTATTTCAGCCGCAATTTCACCCGATGAAATGTACAGCTTTGTATTTGCTCCAGTTGAGGAAGAGATGACTGGAGACCCTTCTTACTTAATTGCTATCATTGTTGAGTTTCTTCGCAG TTGTAATGTGGAAAAAATTAAAGTACATTCAAATCTCTACGTGCTGACTATACAATTGCTAGCGCGCAATGATCGATTTGCAGAACTTGGGTTGTTCATCATAAACAAG ATTCTTGAACCCTCAAAAGAAGTTGCGTTGCAACTGCTAGAATCCGGTCGTCATGATTTTCAAACAAGAAAGTTGGGTTTGGACATGCTGAGGCAGCTCTCTTTACATCATGACTATGTTTCATTACTTGTGCAAGATGGATATTATCTTGAAGCTCTACGTTATGCATGGAAGAATAAG
- the LOC131168135 gene encoding uncharacterized protein LOC131168135 isoform X1 produces MFGKASSSQSSVGLTGSGALSHAYIQHPPLRCSIAGSSGLYYDDGNKLLLSSTSDQVFSWKTVPFGPLVSPAADSISEGPILSIRCSFDAKILALQRSKHEVQFWIREKKEMFSQRCKPDSESILGFFWTDCPICDIVFVKTSGLDLFSFDSVSKSLHLVDTKKLNVSWYVYTHESRLVLLASGMQCKSFSGFQLSSAGIIRLPKFEMIMAKSEANNKPVLAAEDVHIVTVYGRIYCVQVDRVAMQVHLYRFYRDAVVQQGSLPIYSSKIAVSVVDNVLLVHQVDAKVVILYDIFADSRAPISAPLPLLLRGFPKANVSSSKSSGKDAGSSEASVISDNQAIVYGDGWTFLVPDLVCDVVNGFLWKIHLDLEAISASSSEVPSVLEFLQRRKLEANKAKQLCLAMARTVILERRPVAMVARALDVIVTSYSHSVKMGNYHKGVKAERTSSSGMPNMNTQRTVADESTGTVGAIGKIIKHESGGREDGESLSRSLTFSASDSEENTSSEPLKSNSGDLYFGGKTGRDGSKASETSGVKFQPSSLQSQAPGQSHNPLNDKISEQQESQVISAAISPDEMYSFVFAPVEEEMTGDPSYLIAIIVEFLRSCNVEKIKVHSNLYVLTIQLLARNDRFAELGLFIINKILEPSKEVALQLLESGRHDFQTRKLGLDMLRQLSLHHDYVSLLVQDGYYLEALRYAWKNKVSTIRPSLFLDAAFASNDSQHLAAVLRFFSDFIPGFKNTSDHSRYYHTLNEMNSSATG; encoded by the exons ATGTTTGGGAAAGCATCGAGTTCCCAGTCTAGTGTTGGTTTGACTGGATCTGGTGCTCTTTCACATGCCTATATTCAGCATCCACCTCTAAGATGTAGTATTGCTGGGTCAAGTGGTCTGTATTATGATGATGGAAATAAGCTACTACTGTCATCAACATCCGATCAG GTCTTCTCATGGAAAACTGTTCCCTTTGGCCCTCTTGTTTCTCCTGCTGCTGATTCAATTAGCGAGGGGCCCATATTATCTATTCGATGTTCTTTTGATGCAAAAATTTTAGCACTTCAGCGATCTAAGCATGAGGTCCAGTTCTGGATtagagaaaagaaggaaatgtTTAGTCAGAGGTGCAAGCCTGACTCAGAGAGTATACTGGGTTTTTTTTGGACAGATTGTCCaatttgtgatattgtatttgtAAAGACCAG TGGGCTGGACTTGTTCTCATTTGATTCTGTGTCAAAATCACTCCACTTGGTGGATACAAAGAAATTGAATGTTAGTTGGTATGTCTATACGCATGAAAGTCGCTTGGTTCTTCTTGCTTCAGGAATGCAGTGTAAGAGCTTTAGTGGATTTCAG CTTTCATCTGCTGGTATTATTCGTTTGCCAAAATTTGAGATGATAATGGCTAAATCTGAGGCAAACAATAAACCTGTCCTCGCCGCTGAAGATGTTCATATTGTTACtgt CTATGGTAGGATATACTGCGTGCAAGTTGATAGAGTTGCAATGCAAGTCCACTTGTATAGGTTTTACCGTGATGCTGTTGTACAACAG GGTTCTTTACCAATATATTCAAGCAAGATTGCTGTGAGTGTGGTTGATAATGTGCTGCTTGTTCATCAAGTGGATGCAAAGGTTGTTATACTGTATGACATATTTGCAGACTCCAGAGCACCTATATCTGCTCCACTTCCCCTACTATTGAGGGGTTTCCCTAAGGCTAATGTTTCATCCTCCAAGTCAAGTGGTAAAGATGCTGGAAGTTCAGAAGCAAGTGTTATAAGTGATAATCAAGCAATTGTCTATGGAGATGGCTGGACTTTCCTTGTTCCTGATCTTGTTTGTGATGTTGTTAATGGATTTTTATGGAAAATCCATTTGGACTTAGAG GCTATCTCTGCAAGTAGCTCAGAAGTGCCATCAGTGCTAGAATTTTTACAGCGGCGGAAGTTGGAAGCCAATAAG GCTAAACAATTGTGCTTGGCAATGGCACGCACTGTCATTCTGGAGCGTAGACCTGTTGCCATGGTTGCGAGGGCACTGGATGTAATAGTTACCTCTTATTCACATTCAGTGAAAATGGGCAACTATCATAAGGGGGTAAAGGCTGAGAGAACTTCATCTTCTGGCATGCCAAATATGAATACCCAGAGAACTGTGGCTGATGAATCCACTGGTACAGTAGGTGCAATAGGTAAAATTATCAAGCATGAATCTGGTGGTAGAGAGGATGGTGAATCTCTTAGTAGATCTTTAACCTTTTCAGCTTCAGACTCTGAGGAGAATACCAGCTCTGAGCCTCTGAAATCCAACTCAGGTGATCTTTATTTTGGTGGAAAAACTGGCAGAGATGGTTCCAAGGCTTCTGAAACTTCTGGTGTCAAATTCCAGCCATCATCTTTACAATCTCAAGCCCCTGGGCAAAGTCACAATCCATTGAATGATAAAATCTCTGAGCAGCAGGAGTCTCAAGTTATTTCAGCCGCAATTTCACCCGATGAAATGTACAGCTTTGTATTTGCTCCAGTTGAGGAAGAGATGACTGGAGACCCTTCTTACTTAATTGCTATCATTGTTGAGTTTCTTCGCAG TTGTAATGTGGAAAAAATTAAAGTACATTCAAATCTCTACGTGCTGACTATACAATTGCTAGCGCGCAATGATCGATTTGCAGAACTTGGGTTGTTCATCATAAACAAG ATTCTTGAACCCTCAAAAGAAGTTGCGTTGCAACTGCTAGAATCCGGTCGTCATGATTTTCAAACAAGAAAGTTGGGTTTGGACATGCTGAGGCAGCTCTCTTTACATCATGACTATGTTTCATTACTTGTGCAAGATGGATATTATCTTGAAGCTCTACGTTATGCATGGAAGAATAAG